In Streptomyces sp. NBC_00704, a genomic segment contains:
- a CDS encoding FAD binding domain-containing protein has translation MSTHAPQAAQAVTLPTTLDEAVAALAAMPAAVPVAGGTDLMAAVNSGQLRPTGLVGLGRISEIRGWQYQDGHALLGAGLTHARMGRPDFAALIPALAAAARAAGPPQIRNAGTLGGNIASAAPTGDALPVLAALEATLIIAGPGGARREIPVSHLLAGVDMLRGGELIGYVRVPLLHAPQVFLKATGRTGPGRAVASVALVLDPARRGVRCAVGAIAPMPLRPLDAEQWVARLIDWDNSRTIVPEALTAFGEYVAAACIPDPAPGVDGSVPELPPAVLHLRRTVAALARRALGRALS, from the coding sequence TTGAGCACGCACGCACCGCAGGCGGCGCAGGCCGTCACGCTGCCCACGACACTGGACGAGGCCGTGGCGGCACTGGCCGCCATGCCCGCCGCCGTGCCCGTGGCCGGCGGCACCGACCTCATGGCGGCCGTCAACTCGGGACAGCTCAGGCCCACCGGACTGGTCGGTCTCGGCCGGATCAGCGAGATCCGCGGCTGGCAGTACCAGGACGGCCACGCCCTGCTGGGCGCGGGACTGACGCACGCCCGCATGGGCCGTCCCGACTTCGCCGCCCTCATCCCCGCGCTCGCCGCCGCCGCGCGCGCCGCGGGACCGCCCCAGATCCGCAACGCGGGCACCCTGGGAGGCAACATCGCCTCGGCCGCCCCCACGGGCGACGCGCTGCCGGTGCTGGCCGCGCTGGAGGCGACCCTGATCATCGCGGGCCCGGGCGGAGCCCGCCGGGAGATCCCCGTCTCGCACCTGCTGGCCGGCGTCGACATGCTGCGCGGCGGCGAACTCATCGGGTACGTGCGCGTGCCGCTGCTGCACGCCCCGCAGGTCTTCCTCAAGGCCACCGGCCGCACCGGCCCCGGCCGCGCGGTCGCCTCCGTCGCGCTGGTCCTGGACCCGGCCCGGCGCGGCGTCCGGTGCGCCGTCGGCGCCATAGCGCCGATGCCGCTGCGCCCCCTGGACGCCGAGCAGTGGGTCGCCCGGCTGATCGACTGGGACAACAGCCGCACCATCGTCCCCGAGGCCCTGACCGCCTTCGGGGAGTACGTGGCAGCCGCCTGCATCCCCGACCCCGCGCCGGGCGTCGACGGCTCCGTACCCGAACTTCCGCCCGCCGTACTGCACCTGCGGCGCACCGTCGCCGCGCTGGCCCGACGAGCACTGGGGAGGGCGCTGTCGTGA
- a CDS encoding beta-N-acetylhexosaminidase: MMDLIPAPLRVTRDRRGLARLDADTRLEAGPGTEGVARWLRATVGAATGLPLPGHGDGESRIRLAVDPALPPEGYRLALGGPDRLIAGGSAAGVFWGAQTLRQLLGPDAFRRAPVRPGRHWELPKITVEDEPRFRWRGLLLDVARHFMPKEGVLRYLDLMAAHKLNVFHFHLTDDQGWRVEILRHPRLTAIGSWRSRTKFGHRASPLWDERPHGGFYTQDDIREIVAYAAERHITVVPEIDVPGHSQAAIAAYPELGNTDVLSARGREGGALSVWDTWGISPHVLAPTEDTLRFYEGVFEEVLELFPSEFVHVGGDECLKDEWRASPAAQARRRELGLADEDELQSWFIGHFDRWLSARGRRLIGWDEILEGGLAPGAAVSSWRGRSGGIAAARAGHDVVMCPEQQVYLDHRQHDGPDEPVPIGYVRTLEDVYRFEPVPPELTPAQARHVLGAQANLWTEATEDHTRVDYQAFPRLAAFAEVVWSGLPAPAERDVAGFERRMAAHYGRLDAVGVGYRPPSGPRPWQRRPGVLGRPIDGPPPNR; the protein is encoded by the coding sequence ATGATGGACCTCATTCCGGCGCCCCTGCGCGTCACCCGGGACCGGCGCGGCCTCGCTCGCCTGGACGCGGACACCCGGCTGGAGGCGGGCCCCGGCACCGAGGGCGTCGCGCGCTGGCTGCGGGCGACGGTCGGCGCGGCGACGGGCCTTCCCCTCCCCGGTCACGGCGACGGCGAGTCGCGCATCAGGCTGGCCGTGGACCCGGCGCTGCCCCCCGAGGGCTACCGGCTGGCCCTGGGCGGCCCCGACCGGCTGATCGCCGGCGGCAGCGCGGCCGGCGTCTTCTGGGGGGCGCAGACGCTGCGGCAATTGCTCGGCCCCGACGCCTTCCGCCGGGCACCGGTGCGCCCCGGCCGGCACTGGGAGCTGCCGAAGATCACCGTCGAGGACGAGCCCCGCTTCCGCTGGCGCGGGCTCCTGCTCGACGTGGCCCGGCACTTCATGCCCAAGGAAGGCGTCCTGCGCTATCTGGACCTGATGGCCGCGCACAAACTCAACGTCTTCCACTTCCATCTGACGGACGACCAGGGCTGGCGCGTGGAGATCCTCAGGCATCCGCGGCTGACCGCGATCGGGTCCTGGCGCTCGCGCACGAAATTCGGCCATCGTGCCTCGCCCCTGTGGGACGAGAGGCCGCACGGCGGCTTCTACACCCAGGACGACATCCGGGAGATCGTCGCGTACGCCGCCGAACGGCATATCACCGTCGTCCCGGAAATCGACGTGCCCGGTCACTCGCAGGCCGCGATCGCCGCGTATCCGGAACTCGGCAACACCGACGTCCTCTCCGCCCGGGGACGGGAAGGCGGCGCGCTCTCCGTGTGGGACACCTGGGGCATCAGCCCGCATGTCCTCGCCCCCACCGAGGACACCCTGCGTTTCTACGAGGGGGTGTTCGAGGAGGTGCTGGAGCTGTTCCCGTCGGAGTTCGTCCACGTGGGCGGCGACGAATGCCTCAAGGACGAGTGGCGGGCCTCACCGGCCGCGCAGGCGCGCAGGAGGGAACTCGGGCTCGCCGACGAGGACGAGTTGCAGTCCTGGTTCATCGGCCACTTCGACCGGTGGCTCTCCGCGCGCGGGCGCCGTCTCATCGGCTGGGACGAGATCCTGGAGGGCGGCCTCGCGCCGGGGGCGGCCGTGTCGTCCTGGCGGGGCCGCTCCGGCGGGATCGCCGCCGCGCGGGCCGGGCACGACGTCGTGATGTGCCCCGAGCAGCAGGTGTACCTCGACCACCGCCAGCACGACGGCCCGGACGAACCCGTCCCGATCGGCTACGTGCGCACCCTGGAGGACGTCTACCGCTTCGAGCCCGTTCCGCCCGAGCTGACGCCCGCGCAGGCACGGCACGTCCTGGGCGCGCAGGCCAACCTGTGGACCGAGGCGACGGAGGATCACACGCGCGTGGACTACCAGGCGTTCCCCCGGCTCGCCGCCTTCGCGGAGGTCGTCTGGAGCGGTCTGCCCGCACCGGCCGAGCGCGACGTCGCCGGCTTCGAGCGGCGCATGGCGGCCCACTACGGGCGGCTCGACGCCGTGGGGGTCGGCTACCGTCCGCCGTCCGGGCCCCGGCCGTGGCAGCGGCGTCCCGGCGTCCTCGGGCGTCCGATCGACGGGCCGCCCCCGAACCGGTGA
- a CDS encoding DUF3039 domain-containing protein: MSTLEPETQPQPQRGTGTGTLVEPTPQVSHGDGDHERFAHYVQKDKIMASALDGTPVVALCGKVWVPGRDPKKYPVCPMCKEIFESMAGGGDDKGKGGDGDKK; the protein is encoded by the coding sequence ATGAGCACTCTTGAGCCTGAGACCCAGCCCCAGCCCCAGCGAGGCACGGGGACGGGGACCCTCGTGGAGCCGACGCCGCAGGTGTCGCACGGCGACGGGGACCACGAGCGCTTCGCCCACTACGTCCAGAAGGACAAGATCATGGCGAGCGCCCTCGACGGGACGCCCGTCGTGGCGCTGTGCGGCAAGGTCTGGGTGCCCGGCCGCGACCCGAAGAAGTACCCCGTGTGCCCCATGTGCAAGGAGATCTTCGAGTCCATGGCGGGCGGCGGCGACGACAAGGGCAAGGGCGGCGACGGCGACAAGAAGTAG
- a CDS encoding YqgE/AlgH family protein: MTEVSSLTGRLLVATPALADPNFDRAVVLLLDHDEEGSLGVVLNRPTPVGVSDILEDWADLAGEPGVVFQGGPVSLDSALGVAVIPGGAAVDGAPLGWRRVHGAIGLVDLEAPPELLASALGSLRIFAGYAGWGPGQLEDELVEGAWYVVESEPGDVSSPAPERLWREVLRRQRSELAMVATYPDDASLN, from the coding sequence ATGACCGAGGTGTCCTCGCTCACAGGACGGCTGCTCGTGGCAACGCCCGCCCTGGCGGACCCGAACTTCGACCGTGCGGTGGTGCTCCTCCTCGACCACGACGAGGAGGGCTCCCTCGGCGTCGTCCTCAACCGGCCCACGCCCGTGGGGGTGAGCGACATCCTGGAGGACTGGGCGGACCTGGCCGGCGAGCCGGGCGTCGTCTTCCAGGGCGGCCCGGTGTCCCTCGACTCGGCCCTCGGGGTCGCCGTCATCCCCGGCGGCGCGGCCGTGGACGGGGCGCCGCTCGGCTGGCGCCGGGTGCACGGCGCGATCGGCCTGGTCGACCTGGAGGCCCCGCCGGAACTCCTCGCCTCCGCTCTCGGCTCCCTGCGGATCTTCGCCGGATACGCCGGCTGGGGGCCCGGCCAGCTCGAGGACGAGCTGGTGGAGGGCGCCTGGTACGTCGTGGAGTCCGAACCCGGCGACGTCTCCTCGCCGGCGCCCGAGCGGCTGTGGCGCGAGGTGCTGCGCCGCCAGCGCAGCGAACTGGCGATGGTGGCCACCTATCCGGACGACGCCTCCCTCAACTGA
- the murA gene encoding UDP-N-acetylglucosamine 1-carboxyvinyltransferase, which translates to MTVNGSDDVLLVHGGTPLEGEIRVRGAKNLVPKAMVAALLGSEPSRLRNVPDIRDVRVVRGLLQLHGVTVRPGEEPGELVLDPTYVESANVADIDAHAGSSRIPILFCGPLLHRLGHAFIPGLGGCDIGGRPIDFHFDVLRQFGAKIEKRADGQYLEAPQRLRGTKIVLPYPSVGATEQVLLTAVLAEGVTELANAAVEPEIEDLICVLQKMGAIIAMDTDRTIRITGVDKLGGYNHAALSDRLEAASWASAALATEGDIYVRGAQQRSMMTFLNTYRKVGGAFEIDDEGIRFWHPGGHLKSIALETDVHPGFQTDWQQPLVVALTQATGLSIVHETVYESRLGFTSALNQMGAHIQLYRECLGGSNCRFGQRNFLHSAVVSGPTKLQGADLVIPDLRGGFSYLIAALAAQGTSRVHGIDLINRGYENFMDKLVELGAKVELPGKALG; encoded by the coding sequence ATGACCGTCAACGGCTCTGACGACGTACTGCTTGTCCACGGCGGAACCCCGCTCGAGGGCGAGATCCGGGTCCGCGGTGCGAAGAACCTCGTACCCAAGGCCATGGTCGCCGCCCTGCTGGGCAGTGAGCCGAGCCGGCTGCGCAACGTGCCGGACATCCGTGACGTGCGGGTCGTACGCGGCCTGCTGCAACTGCACGGGGTGACGGTCCGTCCGGGCGAGGAGCCGGGCGAGCTGGTGCTCGACCCGACCTACGTCGAGAGCGCCAACGTCGCCGACATCGACGCCCACGCGGGCTCCAGCCGCATCCCGATCCTGTTCTGCGGCCCGCTGCTGCACCGCCTGGGCCACGCCTTCATCCCGGGCCTGGGCGGCTGCGACATCGGCGGCCGGCCGATCGACTTCCACTTCGACGTGCTGCGCCAGTTCGGCGCGAAGATCGAGAAGCGGGCGGACGGCCAGTACCTGGAGGCCCCGCAGCGGCTGCGCGGCACGAAGATCGTGCTGCCGTACCCGTCGGTGGGCGCGACCGAGCAGGTGCTGCTGACGGCGGTCCTGGCGGAGGGCGTCACCGAGCTGGCGAACGCGGCGGTCGAGCCGGAGATCGAGGACCTCATCTGCGTGCTGCAGAAGATGGGCGCCATCATCGCGATGGACACCGACCGCACGATCCGCATCACCGGCGTCGACAAGCTCGGCGGCTACAACCACGCGGCGCTGTCGGACCGGCTGGAGGCCGCCTCCTGGGCGTCCGCGGCGCTGGCGACCGAGGGCGACATCTACGTCCGCGGCGCCCAGCAGCGGTCGATGATGACGTTCCTGAACACCTACCGCAAGGTGGGCGGCGCGTTCGAGATCGACGACGAGGGCATCCGCTTCTGGCACCCCGGCGGCCACCTGAAGTCCATCGCGCTGGAGACGGATGTGCACCCCGGCTTCCAGACCGACTGGCAGCAGCCGCTGGTGGTGGCCCTGACGCAGGCCACGGGCCTGTCGATCGTCCACGAGACGGTGTACGAGTCCCGGCTGGGCTTCACCTCCGCGCTCAACCAGATGGGCGCGCACATCCAGCTCTACCGGGAGTGCCTGGGCGGCTCGAACTGCCGCTTCGGCCAGCGCAACTTCCTGCACTCCGCGGTCGTGTCGGGCCCCACGAAGCTCCAGGGCGCCGATCTCGTCATCCCCGACCTGCGCGGCGGCTTCTCGTACCTGATCGCCGCCCTCGCGGCCCAGGGCACCTCGCGCGTGCACGGCATCGACCTGATCAACCGCGGCTACGAGAACTTCATGGACAAACTCGTCGAGCTGGGCGCGAAGGTCGAGCTGCCGGGCAAGGCGCTCGGCTAG
- a CDS encoding HU family DNA-binding protein, with amino-acid sequence MNRSELVAALADRAEVTRKDADAVLAAFAEVVGDIVSKGDEKVTIPGFLTFERTHRAARTARNPQTGDPIQIPAGFSVKVSAGSKLKEAAKGK; translated from the coding sequence ATGAACCGCAGTGAGCTGGTGGCCGCGCTGGCCGACCGCGCCGAGGTGACCCGCAAGGACGCCGACGCAGTGCTGGCCGCGTTCGCCGAGGTCGTCGGCGACATCGTCTCCAAGGGCGACGAGAAGGTCACCATCCCCGGCTTCCTGACCTTCGAGCGCACCCACCGTGCCGCTCGCACCGCGCGCAACCCGCAGACCGGCGACCCGATCCAGATCCCGGCCGGCTTCAGCGTGAAGGTCTCCGCGGGCAGCAAGCTCAAGGAAGCCGCCAAGGGCAAGTAA
- a CDS encoding NAD-dependent malic enzyme, whose protein sequence is MATAPSVSYSMTVRLEVPASGTAVSQLTTAVESNGGSVTGLDVTASGHEKLRIDVTIAATSTAHADEIVEQLRHIEGVTLGKVSDRTFLMHLGGKIEMQSKHPIRNRDDLSMIYTPGVARVCMAIAENPEDARRLTIKRNSVAVVTDGSAVLGLGNIGPKAALPVMEGKAALFKRFAGIDAWPLCLDTQDTDAIVEIVKAIAPGFAGINLEDISAPRCFEIEARLREALDIPVFHDDQHGTAIVVLASLTNALRVVGKGVGDVRVVMSGAGAAGTAILKLLLAAGVKNAVVADIHGVVHADREDLVDAAPDSALRWIADNTNPEGLTGTLKQAVRGADVFIGVSAPNVLDGDDVAAMAEGSIVFALANPDPEVDPAVARRTAAVVATGRSDFPNQINNVLVFPGVFRGLLDAQSRTVNTEMMLAAAKALADVVSEDELNANYIIPSVFNDKVAGAVAGAVREAAKAAGASAS, encoded by the coding sequence ATGGCAACGGCGCCCAGCGTCTCCTACTCGATGACGGTCCGGCTGGAGGTGCCCGCGAGCGGAACCGCGGTCTCCCAGCTCACCACGGCCGTCGAGTCCAACGGAGGCTCGGTGACCGGCCTCGACGTCACCGCCTCCGGCCACGAGAAGCTGCGCATCGACGTCACCATCGCGGCCACCTCGACCGCGCACGCCGACGAGATCGTCGAACAGCTGCGCCACATCGAGGGCGTCACCCTCGGCAAGGTCTCGGACCGTACCTTCCTGATGCACCTCGGCGGCAAGATCGAGATGCAGTCCAAGCACCCCATCCGCAACCGTGACGACCTGTCCATGATCTACACGCCGGGTGTGGCCCGCGTCTGCATGGCGATCGCCGAGAACCCCGAGGACGCGCGCCGCCTCACCATCAAGCGCAACTCCGTTGCGGTCGTGACGGACGGCTCGGCCGTGCTGGGCCTGGGCAACATCGGCCCGAAGGCCGCGCTGCCCGTCATGGAGGGCAAGGCGGCCCTCTTCAAGCGGTTCGCCGGCATCGACGCCTGGCCGCTGTGCCTGGACACCCAGGACACCGACGCGATCGTCGAGATCGTCAAGGCCATCGCCCCCGGCTTCGCGGGCATCAACCTGGAGGACATCTCCGCCCCCCGCTGCTTCGAGATCGAGGCCCGGCTGCGCGAGGCCCTCGACATCCCCGTCTTCCACGACGACCAGCACGGCACCGCGATCGTCGTCCTCGCCTCCCTCACGAACGCCCTGCGTGTCGTGGGCAAGGGCGTCGGGGACGTGCGGGTCGTCATGTCGGGCGCGGGCGCGGCCGGCACGGCCATCCTCAAGCTGCTGCTGGCGGCCGGCGTCAAGAACGCGGTCGTCGCCGACATCCACGGCGTGGTGCACGCCGACCGCGAGGACCTCGTCGACGCGGCCCCCGACTCCGCGCTGCGCTGGATCGCGGACAACACCAACCCCGAGGGCCTCACCGGCACCCTGAAGCAGGCGGTGCGCGGCGCGGACGTGTTCATCGGCGTCTCCGCCCCGAACGTCCTCGACGGGGACGACGTGGCCGCCATGGCCGAGGGCTCGATCGTGTTCGCTCTCGCGAATCCGGACCCGGAGGTCGACCCGGCGGTCGCCCGCCGGACGGCCGCGGTCGTGGCCACCGGCCGCTCCGACTTCCCCAACCAGATCAACAACGTGCTGGTCTTCCCGGGCGTCTTCCGCGGCCTGCTGGACGCGCAGTCCCGCACCGTCAACACGGAGATGATGCTCGCGGCGGCCAAGGCCCTCGCGGACGTCGTGAGCGAGGACGAGCTGAACGCGAACTACATCATCCCGAGCGTCTTCAACGACAAGGTCGCGGGCGCCGTGGCCGGCGCCGTACGGGAGGCCGCGAAGGCGGCGGGCGCCTCGGCCTCGTAG
- a CDS encoding HelD family protein: MAVQAQQETAVGSVREKAPDSVRDREINVEQEHLDRVYRRLEEKIHEAEFLMNDAARRGQVGTPGALAERDAQVFRAGVHLNRLNNEFEDFLFGRIDLLLGKDGKKGADGAYTAVEPAEGAVRPDDTADIAETLHIGRIGVLDSEYAPLVIDWRAPAAAPFYRSTPVDPGRVVRRRVIRSKGRRVLGVEDDLMRPELKAFLDGEQLPVIGDGALMAALGQARGHTMRDIVASIQAEQDLVIRAPAASVTYVEGGPGTGKTAVALHRAAYLLYQDRRRYAGGILIVSPTPLLVAYTEGVLPSLGEEGQVAVRAIGSLVDGAEATQYDSPAVARAKGSYRMLKVLRKAARGALESGDAGRGPTRPVQPTLDMSDESDEPGASGGTAAPAGTPTRLRVVAFGRRLELEAADLDRVRQSALSGTAPVNLLRPRARKLLLDALWERSGAAGRHSDPELAAELRSSFDEDVSTEDAFIAFLDAWWPELTPRSVLAAMADERRLGRWARRILNPGEVRKVARSLKRDGLSVHDIAMLDELQAILGTPARPRRRRELDPLDQLTGLEELMPVREETQRERAERLAQERTEYAHVIVDEAQDLTPMQWRMVGRRGRHATWTVVGDPAQSSWSDPDEAAEARDEALGSRPRRRFRLTVNYRNPAEIAELAARVLALAMPGSESPSAVRSTGVVPRFTAVRGSLASTVRAEAERLLERVDGTVGVVVAMNRREEARRWLAGLGDRVVALGSLEAKGLEYDATVVVSPAEIADESPAGLRVLYVALTRATQQLTVVSGDRDEPDANGVPDLLRD, encoded by the coding sequence GTGGCCGTTCAGGCACAGCAGGAGACCGCGGTCGGATCGGTCCGGGAAAAAGCGCCGGATTCGGTGCGGGACCGAGAGATCAACGTCGAACAGGAACACCTCGACCGGGTGTACCGACGCCTCGAGGAGAAGATCCACGAGGCGGAGTTCCTCATGAACGACGCCGCCCGGCGCGGGCAGGTCGGCACGCCCGGCGCCCTCGCCGAGCGGGACGCGCAGGTGTTCCGCGCCGGCGTCCACCTCAACCGGCTGAACAACGAGTTCGAGGACTTCCTCTTCGGACGGATCGACCTGCTCCTCGGCAAGGACGGCAAGAAGGGCGCGGACGGCGCCTACACCGCCGTCGAGCCCGCGGAGGGGGCCGTCCGGCCCGACGACACGGCCGACATCGCCGAGACCCTCCACATCGGCCGGATCGGCGTCCTCGACTCCGAGTACGCGCCGCTGGTCATCGACTGGCGGGCCCCCGCGGCCGCCCCCTTCTACCGGTCCACCCCGGTCGACCCGGGGCGCGTCGTGCGACGCCGCGTGATCCGCTCCAAGGGACGGCGCGTCCTCGGCGTCGAGGACGACCTGATGCGGCCCGAGCTGAAGGCCTTCCTCGACGGCGAGCAGCTGCCCGTCATCGGCGACGGCGCCCTCATGGCCGCCCTCGGCCAGGCCCGCGGCCACACCATGCGCGACATCGTCGCCTCCATCCAGGCCGAGCAGGACCTCGTCATCCGCGCCCCCGCCGCCTCCGTGACCTACGTCGAGGGCGGCCCCGGCACCGGCAAGACCGCCGTCGCCCTGCACCGGGCCGCCTACCTGCTCTACCAGGACCGGCGCCGGTACGCGGGCGGCATCCTGATCGTCTCGCCCACCCCGCTGCTCGTGGCCTACACCGAGGGCGTCCTGCCCTCGCTGGGCGAGGAGGGCCAGGTCGCCGTCCGCGCCATCGGCTCCCTCGTCGACGGCGCCGAGGCCACCCAGTACGACTCCCCGGCGGTCGCCCGGGCCAAGGGCTCGTACCGGATGCTGAAGGTGCTGCGCAAGGCCGCGCGCGGAGCCCTGGAGAGCGGCGACGCCGGCCGGGGCCCCACCCGCCCGGTCCAGCCGACCCTCGACATGTCCGACGAGTCCGACGAGCCCGGCGCGTCCGGGGGGACGGCCGCGCCCGCCGGCACCCCCACCCGCCTGCGCGTCGTCGCCTTCGGCCGCCGCCTGGAGCTGGAGGCCGCCGACCTCGACCGCGTCCGGCAGAGCGCCCTCAGCGGCACAGCCCCGGTGAACCTGCTGCGCCCGCGCGCCCGCAAGCTCCTCCTGGACGCCCTGTGGGAGCGCTCCGGCGCGGCCGGCCGGCACAGCGACCCCGAGCTGGCCGCCGAACTGCGCTCCTCCTTCGACGAGGACGTGAGCACCGAGGACGCGTTCATCGCGTTCCTCGACGCCTGGTGGCCCGAGCTGACCCCGCGGTCCGTCCTGGCGGCCATGGCCGACGAGCGCAGGCTCGGCCGCTGGGCCCGCCGCATCCTCAACCCCGGCGAGGTCCGCAAGGTGGCCCGCTCCCTCAAGCGCGACGGGCTCTCCGTGCACGACATCGCCATGCTCGACGAGCTCCAGGCGATCCTCGGCACCCCGGCCCGCCCGCGCAGGAGACGCGAACTGGACCCGCTGGACCAGCTCACCGGCCTGGAGGAGCTGATGCCGGTGCGCGAGGAGACCCAGCGCGAGCGCGCCGAGCGGCTCGCCCAGGAGCGCACCGAGTACGCGCACGTCATCGTCGACGAGGCGCAGGACCTCACCCCCATGCAGTGGCGCATGGTCGGCCGCCGCGGCCGGCACGCCACCTGGACGGTCGTCGGGGACCCGGCCCAGTCCTCCTGGTCGGATCCCGACGAGGCGGCGGAGGCCCGCGACGAGGCCCTCGGCTCCCGCCCCCGGCGCCGCTTCCGGCTGACGGTGAACTACCGCAACCCGGCCGAGATCGCCGAGCTGGCCGCCCGGGTGCTGGCGCTGGCCATGCCGGGCTCCGAGTCCCCGTCGGCGGTCAGGTCGACGGGTGTCGTGCCCCGGTTCACGGCCGTCCGCGGCTCCCTGGCGTCGACCGTGCGCGCGGAGGCCGAACGCCTCCTCGAACGGGTCGACGGGACCGTCGGCGTCGTCGTCGCGATGAACCGCCGGGAGGAGGCCAGGCGCTGGCTGGCCGGGCTCGGCGACCGCGTCGTGGCCCTCGGCAGCCTGGAGGCCAAGGGCCTGGAGTACGACGCCACGGTCGTCGTCTCGCCCGCGGAGATCGCGGACGAGTCCCCGGCCGGCCTGCGGGTGCTGTACGTCGCCCTGACCCGGGCCACCCAGCAGCTGACCGTGGTGTCGGGGGACCGGGACGAGCCGGACGCGAACGGCGTGCCCGACCTCCTGCGGGACTGA
- a CDS encoding anti-sigma factor family protein, whose amino-acid sequence MQGSVGSPSPSEHETVGAYALGILDDAEATAFEMHLAGCEWCAQQLDELAGMEPMLAALADLPGTGTPAIGDSLSARPSPRLAERLVDEVSERRAQKRRRSFFLVAAAAALIIGGPLTVLAATGDDGGKGVEASATKSANTAKSTFDTLASRVSATDPASKVSATVAMGEKTWGTEIGVELKNVSGPEKCSLIAVGKNGERETVSSWSVPTWGYGLPNAKTEQAKNPLYVMGGAAFKANEIDHFEVMTFEGKKLVQIDA is encoded by the coding sequence ATGCAGGGGTCAGTGGGGTCTCCGAGCCCGAGCGAGCACGAGACCGTCGGCGCCTACGCCCTCGGCATCCTCGACGACGCCGAGGCAACCGCTTTCGAGATGCACCTCGCCGGATGCGAGTGGTGCGCCCAGCAGCTCGACGAGCTGGCCGGGATGGAGCCGATGCTGGCCGCCCTCGCGGACCTGCCGGGCACCGGCACACCCGCGATCGGCGACTCCCTGTCCGCCCGGCCCAGCCCGCGCCTCGCGGAACGCCTGGTCGACGAGGTGTCCGAGCGCCGCGCGCAGAAGCGCCGCCGTTCGTTCTTCCTGGTGGCGGCCGCGGCCGCGCTGATCATCGGCGGTCCGCTCACCGTCCTCGCGGCGACCGGCGACGACGGGGGCAAGGGCGTCGAGGCGAGCGCCACGAAGTCCGCGAACACCGCCAAGTCGACCTTCGACACGCTCGCCAGCCGCGTCTCGGCGACCGACCCGGCCTCCAAGGTCTCGGCGACCGTCGCCATGGGCGAGAAGACCTGGGGCACCGAGATCGGCGTCGAGCTGAAGAACGTGTCGGGCCCGGAGAAGTGCTCGCTCATCGCCGTCGGCAAGAACGGCGAGCGCGAGACGGTCTCCTCCTGGTCGGTCCCCACGTGGGGATACGGGCTGCCGAACGCCAAGACCGAGCAGGCCAAGAACCCGCTCTACGTCATGGGCGGCGCCGCCTTCAAGGCCAACGAGATCGACCACTTCGAGGTCATGACCTTCGAGGGCAAGAAGCTCGTCCAGATCGACGCGTAG
- a CDS encoding sigma-70 family RNA polymerase sigma factor, protein MSQPSEPDEELMRALYREHAGPLLAYVLRLVAGDRQRAEDVVQETLIRAWKNAGQLNRATGSVRPWLVTVARRIVIDGHRSRQARPQEVDPSPLEVIPAEDEIDKALWLMTLSDALDDLTPAHREVLVETYFKGRTVNEAAETLGIPSGTVRSRVFYALRSMKLALEERGVTA, encoded by the coding sequence ATGTCCCAGCCCTCGGAACCTGACGAGGAGCTGATGCGTGCTCTGTATCGGGAGCATGCCGGACCCCTGCTTGCGTATGTCCTGCGCCTGGTTGCCGGAGACCGCCAGCGCGCCGAGGACGTCGTGCAGGAGACGCTGATCCGTGCCTGGAAGAACGCCGGCCAGCTCAATCGGGCGACCGGTTCTGTACGCCCCTGGCTGGTGACGGTCGCACGCCGCATCGTCATCGACGGCCACCGAAGCCGGCAGGCCCGGCCGCAGGAGGTCGACCCGTCGCCGCTGGAGGTCATTCCTGCGGAGGACGAGATCGACAAGGCGCTGTGGCTGATGACGCTGTCCGACGCGCTCGACGACCTGACCCCGGCCCACCGGGAGGTGCTCGTCGAGACGTACTTCAAGGGGCGTACCGTCAACGAGGCGGCTGAGACGCTGGGCATACCCAGTGGCACCGTGCGCTCCCGGGTGTTCTACGCCCTGCGGTCGATGAAGCTGGCTCTGGAGGAGCGGGGGGTGACGGCGTGA